The window CAAAATAGCCCATTCAATTTGTCAAAGCTGCCCTTTAATAAGGCAGCTCTACTAATATCTTCCTCTTTAATATGCCTTATACTCAAATTTTTATGGacgataaattgtaaaatagtACAGAAAAGTGATCATCACCAGAAGTCCAAAAAGCTTGCACTACTCGgcaagaacaaaaaataaagacgGTTCCATAAAGGTAACAATCATAGAATAAAGAAGACAAAAAGGATTTGGCAAATGACTTGATTTGACATTAATTTTTGACATTCTGACCAAAAGATAACTTGTTTTAGTTCGATTACGATGCAACAAACAACACAGTGTGATTAAGTGAAATTGTCATGGTTTAATTTGGACATCACACCTGTAAAAGCTAGCTAGCTTGATTGTACTAATTTATTACGCAACCAAAATTCACCACATTCCAACACAACAAAACACCCCAGTTACCTCTTCCCTCTCGTAAGCAATTACGTGACTGAAAAGAAAAAGTCATATTGTTTGAGAAACGTGACTAAAAGAAGCTGCAGAATGTGCTATAAATATAGCTTAAATACATTATCTGCTAATAACCAGCAGATCAGGAAACAAACTACAAATTTTGCTCATACCGCAGCTTAAGACTCGAAGAGGGAAAGACAAATTAGGCCCTAATAAGTTGCTATATAGCAATGGCACAAGTGATGAGCAACAAGCAGGTGCTTCTGAGGGACTTCGTTAATGGCCGGTCTCCGACGGAATCAGACATGTATGTCACAACTAATAGCATAAGTTTGAAGGTTCCTCCACAAGATTCAAACGCGGTTTTGGTGAAGAACCTCTACTTGTCCTGCGATCCCATGATGCGATTTCTTATCATGAAATCAGATCAGAGAATGAGTAAATACATTTATCCTTCTCCTGGCTCTGTAAGTCATGTTTTTACTATCACTTTTTAACAGTCTAcacattcttaattttttaaaacttgATGGAAATTTTGGTGCAAGTAAAATCAATGAAAATTCCCTTATTTTGAATACAGCCAATTTGTGGATATGGCGTGGCTAAAGTTTTGGATTCAAGTCATCCAGAATTTAAAGAAGGTGACTTGGTATGGGGGCTAACCAAATGGGAAGAGTACAGCCTCCTCCCAAACCCTGAAAACCTCATCAAAATCCACCACACTGACGTACCCCTTTCCTACTATACTGGAATTCTCGGTAAGTATAGTAATTTCTCATGCACGCGTGCATATAATGACTATTTTGGTGCACTATAAAACTTGCTGGATGCTCATGCAGGTATGGCCGGTAAGACTGCGTATGCGGGTTTCTTTGAAGTATGTCGACCTAAGAAAGGAGAGTACGTTTTTGTGTCCGCAGCATCTGGTGCAGTAGGTCAGCTTGTCGGACAATTTGCAAAATTG of the Pyrus communis chromosome 1, drPyrComm1.1, whole genome shotgun sequence genome contains:
- the LOC137709037 gene encoding 2-alkenal reductase (NADP(+)-dependent)-like, which translates into the protein MAQVMSNKQVLLRDFVNGRSPTESDMYVTTNSISLKVPPQDSNAVLVKNLYLSCDPMMRFLIMKSDQRMSKYIYPSPGSPICGYGVAKVLDSSHPEFKEGDLVWGLTKWEEYSLLPNPENLIKIHHTDVPLSYYTGILGMAGKTAYAGFFEVCRPKKGEYVFVSAASGAVGQLVGQFAKLAGCYVVGSAGSKEKVDLLKNKIGFDEAFNYNEEHDLDAALKRYFPQGIDVYFEHVGGKLLDAVLLNMREHGRMAMCGMISQYNLPEPQGIKNVTQIILKRLHIHGFTHRDYDHIVPEYYEFVLPYIRQGKLEYVEDIVEGLENGPAAFVGLFNGRNVGKQVVALAGH